A stretch of DNA from Pseudorca crassidens isolate mPseCra1 chromosome X, mPseCra1.hap1, whole genome shotgun sequence:
TTGTGGGGATCAAATGAGATGGCTgtgaaaacactgtaaaaaataaaaaccagtgttttttttttaatttattttggaaggaaataggtgtttttggttttatttatttatttgaattttatttatttttttatacagcaggttcttattagtcatccattttatacacatcagtgtatacaaaACCAGTGTTTTTTTACAGTTGAAATAGGCAGCGATCCTAGGGGTCTTGGACTTAGGTATTAAGTGGATGGCAGGGTTGTGCTTAGTTTTGGAGGTTTTGGCACTGgactctctctttctcccacagAGCGCTTCGACCATCACTGCCCCTGGGTGGGGAATTGTGTTGGAAAGAGGAACTACCGCTACTTCtacctcttcatcctttctctgtccctcctcACGATCTATGTCTTTGCCTTCAACATCGTCTACGTGGCCCTCAGTGAGTATACAGGGCAGTGTATGTTgctggaggggtgggtggtgggagaaGACTTGAGGACAGCTTAGGAGAGTGGTTCCGTATCCTGGCGGGACTTTACCATTGCAAAGCCACCTTAGGACCAGTTAGAAGTGTGCACTACTATCTCCTCCTGAACAGAGCTCCAAACCTCAGCTCACATCAATTAGGATTTACCGAGTGTGTTGGTCTTCTCAGTGGCCCTCTGCTGGAGACCAGCACCATAATTACTGGTCTGTACCTAGAGTACTGGGCATTTCTGAGGTGATCCCAAAGGTTGGGGATGTATTTTTGCCTGTATGTGTCACCTCTTTTGCCTCATAAGACCTGCCCTTGTGTCAGGTGGTAGAAGGGGTTACACCAGAGAAATGTCTTTTAGTGGCTCATGGTCTACTTTGGGAGATAGAAAATatacacctgtgtgtgtgtgtgtgcgcgtgtgcacatgcacacatacacacacataaaacagcCCAAGGGCAGATGGGATGAGGAGTTAAAGGAGTGGTCTTAATCCAGGCAGCTTCCTGGGGAGAGATGAGTCCTGAGCTGGATTTTGAGCAGTGAAGAGATATGGATTGATGAAGAGAGAGGATTTTTCTTGgatatttctgatttctttcatctgtgaatGAATTTCCCGCTCCATGGCCATAGCTGGAGGCtagggaaaagggaggggagcCAGATGCTTGGCTTGTGGCCGACTCTCTAGTCCAGTGTTGGGTCCTGTATTGAGAAGGTGGACCCTTTAGTCAAGAGAGTACCAGCTTGGAGGTGTGAGTCCCTTGCCTGAATGAGGGCTTATCTCTTGCCGGCTTGTAACAAGGGATAGGGAGGGAAGAAAGTGAGTAGGCACTAgggtatgtgtgtattttttactaAAGTTACTAATCTTTCTCTCTACTCCTCCTCCCAATTTCACAGAATCCTTGAAAATTGGCTTCCTGGAGACATTGAAAGAAACTCCTGGAACATATCCTCCCCTGGCAGGATGTCCCCGTGAAGCCCTCTTAAACTACTTTTCAGCATGCTTTCTGTCTGCAGTTCTCCACCATCTCATTTTTCAGACATCAGAGAGTGCCAAcgtctaaaatttttaaatgtagccTTAGTGGTAGCAACTAGAATGGAGGATGGCCAGGGCTTAAAGGGAGGTCTTTCCTTCAACTTTGTCTCCACTGCCTCCCTCCCAAGTCCTTCTGATCCCAGGCTCAGCCCTGCATTCTCTAGTGGGCTATACTTTGCTCTCAATAGACCTCTTGCATCACTTACTAGAAGTCCCACCTTCCTGTTACAGCTAAGCTTATTTTGTACAGAAGTTACATTTCTGAAAAGGAGATTCAGATGGGATTTCTAGAAATCACATTCTGGTTTCTTTCCCACCAGTTGTTTCAtctataaagtttattttttgatgtgttttCCATTGGCAGTGATGGCCAACGTTGTTTAGCTTTGGACCCCTCCTAAATGTCCCCTTCGAAGAGCCAATGATGAATAAACAGACAAACACCTAAATAGACTAGATCTGTTAGAGAGCTACTTGTAGTGGATAAACAGGCATCCTTTACTTTTCATGAGGGATATAGCCAGCAAGTTTAGAATTCACCCGTTGTTATGTATGGATATATATTTGTGGTATATGTTCCAAGGGGTAAAGATGGTGTGACTGGTGTCATGAGTATGGGCTGCGGCATCAAGTTCCGTGGTGTGGCTTCTTCAATATTCCTTAACCAACACCTCACTGTTCTAGAAGTACTCATTTGCTTCTTCACACTCTGGTCCGTCGTGGGACTGACTGGATTCCACACTTTCCTTGTGGCTCTCAACCAGACAACCAATGAAGATGTGAGTCAACTTTTCCTCTCCTCATTACATATTCTTCTATCAAAAGCCTATTCTCTAATTACCTGCTGGAGAACTGAGTCTCCAGGGCCTGGGAGGTTGAGGCAGGCAGAAAGCCAGGTGTGGGAGATTGTTAAACCAGGTGTGTAGAAGAAAAAGCAGACTGCTTTGTTTGGAGCTGAATGCCTGTAGGGAATTAGGAAGAAGAGATTGAATATGGTTGGGTGAGCACAAGGTCTTTAGCTGTTCATAGGTCCTTAAAAGCTAACTGGTGCCTCTGGGTTTGGAATGGAGAGGGACAGTTGCATTGAATAAGtccttgcttttaaaaagttaccgattgggacgtccctggtggcgcagtggttaagaatccacctgccaatgcaggggacaccggttcgagccctggtctgggaagatcccacatgctgcggagcaacgaagcccgtgcgccacaacaactgagcctgcgctctagagcccgtgagccacaactactgagcctgcgtgccgcagctactgaagcctgcacgcctagagcccgtgctccgcaacaagagaagccactgcaatgagaagcccgcgcaccgcaacagagtggcccctgctcgccgcaactagagaaagcccgcgtgcagcaacgaagacccagtgtagcctaaaataaataaattaatgaattaaaaacaaaaatttaccgATTAATccatattcattgtagaaaatcaGGAAGTACAGATGAGTAAAAAATAGCAAATAAGTCCCTGTAATTTTACCTCCTAGGCATCACCATTGTCAATGGTATGATCTATAGTCTTCTAGACTTGTCTAGACTTGTTCTCACGTTTGTTTATGtgaatatattatgtatttttaaatggaaataatacataACGCTCAGGTATCTGCTTTTTTACtctattgtgaatatttttccgTGGCTATgcatgtatttctcttttttttttctgttgtggtaaaagacacataaaatgcaccatcttttttttttttttggctgcgctgagtcttcgttgctgcgcacaggctttctctagttgcggtgagcaggggctgctcttcgttgcagtgcgtgggcttctcattgcggtggcttctcttattgcggagcacgggcactaggcgcgtgggctcagtatctgtggcacaggggcttagttgcttcgtggcatgtgggatcttcctggaccagggctcgaacccgtgtcccctgcagtggcaggcggattcttaaccactggaccaccagggaagtccttaaaatgtaccatcttaaaccattttttaagtttacaattcagtggtattagtacattcacattgttgtgcaaccatcaccaccatccatctccagaactttttcatcttcctgtgCTGCATGTATTTCTTCAACATAATGTTTAAGCCTTGGCTTTTATCTTGCAGATCAAAGGCTCATGGACAGGGAAGAATCGTGTCCAGAATCCCTATAGCCATGGCAATATTGTGAAGAACTGCTGTGAAGTGCTGTGTGGCCCCTTGCCCCCCAGGTACTCAGAGGACTAGAAGATCCTGGAACTCTTGGGACAAGCAGTTTGACCTGATCCTGTCACCTGGTGTGATGCATTCTTCTGAACATGGCCTCTTCGTGTCAAAAGAGGTCTTCCCAGGGATTGTCCCTTGGTGCCATATCTACATGGACCATAGGCCATGGGCTGGTTGTTTTGAAGGGATGacctttcattcttattttatctgTTTGTTCCCTTGTTAATGTGGTATTCCCTGGTTTGTGGAAGAAAAAGTGAATGGAAGGTAGGAGATGTGTGCTAGGATCAGACTAGACTGCCAAAGGGCAGGTTTatattttccagcacacacaggAAGATtcagtggggtgggtgggtggagaggtGGATGCAAAGTGCTTTGTTAACTCTCCTGTCTCCTTCAGTGTGCTGGATCGAAGGGGTATTTTGCCACTGGAGGAAAGTGGAAGTCGACCTCCCAGTACTCAAGAGGCCAGTACCAGCCTCTTGCCTCAGAGCCCAGTAAGTGTTCCTGACTTTTTAAGGCTTTTAGACTTTAAGACTGAGTTGGGGGTAGAGGGTGTAGACTAAATTTACACCTTAGAGATATAATTAGGCAATTTTGTGTCCAGTCACTCCAGCTTCCGTCTCTGCTTCTGCCCTGACATTGCCTTAAGATCTTTGTGCCCTTGACATAGATTGAGATCTAGTCATTTCTTCAACATTCTGTGCCAGCCAGtgtgctaggtgctagggatacacCAGTGAACAAGTCACATAATGCGTCTGCTCTTATGGAGCTCATTGTCTAGTGGGGATGAGAGAAAACAGGTTATTAGTCCGTGTAGTGAAAAGTGCCTTGATGAGGGAAGCATAAAATGCTATAGGAGCAATGACAGGGGTCAGGAGGGTGGGTTGGAGTTAGTGGTGTGGTTACCTTGGTAGAAGGAGGCTTCCTCACTGGAATATGCAGATGTGGAAACTCTCCGAGCTATACTGATCACATATGCTTTAATAAAGTATGTTCCTAAAATTATTAgttgaactttcttttttttgtaatagctctgttgagatataattcagaTACCATAAAATACCTGTTTAAAATGTAGGATTCACTGGTTTGTAATATGTTCACAGAACTGTGCTATCATCACAACAatccattttaaaacattttcattgcccccccaaaaaacccctgtacccattagcagtcattctccCTTTCCCCCCAGTTCCCTCAGCCCCATCCCTAGGGAACtattaatctactttcttttgCTGTAGGCTTCTTCTGtacatttcataaaaatagaatcatattatatgtggtcttttgtgactggcttctttgatTTAGCCttgtattttcaaggttcatctatgttgtagcatgtagcagtacttctttcctttatacggttgaataatattctgttatatagatagactacattttatttatccattcatcaattggtagacatttaggttgtttccaccttttggttattatgaataatgctgtaatgaacatgtgtatgcaagtttttttttttttgacacaactcaattcagattttttttagcagatattcatttttaattatttatttatttttggctgtgttgggtcttcgtttctgtgcgagggctttctccagttgtggcaagcgggggccactcttcatcgcggtgcgcgggcctctcactatcgtggccactcttgttgcggagcacaggctccagacgcacaggctcagtggccatggctcacaggcccagccgctccgcggcatgtgggatcttcccggaccggggcacgaacccatgtcccctgcatcggcaggcggactctcaaccattgcgccaccagggaagccgagttggtttttttgtatattgattctgtatcctgaaaccttgctaaacttcttttattagttctaatagatttttaGTAGACTTGAAcgttcttttaaaatcaaattctcctggaattccctggcggtccagtggtgaggacttagcactttcactgccatgggccggggttcaatccctggttggggaactaagatcccacaagccacgcagcgcggccaaaaaaaagaaatcgaATCCTACTCTTAGATGAATGCTATTTGTAAGTTAGATAATTGTTCTCTACTTTgcctttcttaaatttttaattttcttttttgaagtatagcAAACTCATGTTTatatatcattatcatcattttgaATATTGTTTTTCTGATGAGTCTGATCTTAAATCATTACAGTACAGGTTAGTGATTCTCAGTTGAATGTGGGGAAGGGTGGTATTTTAGAATCACTCAGGAGGCATTTTCAAACCAGATATACCATCTGAAGATTCTACCACCCCACCCTCTTTGGTTTAGAATCACTGTTCTAGGGAGGTATGTGTTAGGGCCGAAAGAAGATTGAGAACCACCATGTCAGGCCTTGTTAGACAAATATGTTATAACATTGTGTTGTGAAGGAGGGAAGGTGGTCTGTGTAATTATTTGTGATcccttttattattatcatgCATAGTAATAGAAATATCTGTCCACAACAGACAGTTAAGAATAGAACTCAAATAAACTTCAATTGCCTTCTGCTGAGAAGACGACAGTCTAGTCTTGGTTCTGAGTTTGGTGTTGGTGGCGGCATATCTGTAGCGTCAGTGTGGTTGATGGGTTCAGAGGAAGAGTTCAGTGTCTATGGGTTATCTCCATTTGTATTTTGAGGGAGAGCTTTGTATTGAATTTGATATCTTTTCCTTCTCAGGCTCCAACAGACCATCTAAGCTCCGATGAGATGCCGGAGGACACCAGCACTCCTGAAGAGATGCCACCCCCAGAGCCCCCAGAGCCCTCACAGGAGGCCACTGAAGCTGAGAAGTAGCCTATCTATGAAAGAGACTTTTGTTGTGTCTGATTAGGGCTGTGAGAGATTTAATGGGAGAAGATAACCTGAGACAGAGAGCAAGTAAGCTGTTCCTATTACTGTTTTTCTTTGGTCTTTATTCACCCAGTTGTAAACTGGCATTTTCTTGCTGCaagcttttttaaatttctggacTCCAAGCAGTTGCAGAAGATGTCAGTCACCTCTGGTAACTGGACAAATGGGTCCCTTGGGCCCTGGCACTGGTTTTCCATGGCCTCAGCCACAGAGGCCCCTTGGACTCCCCTCTCTTCCCAGATCCCAGCTCTCCTGCTTGGGGTCACTGGCCCAATTCTGGGGTAAAGGTTCCTGAGACTGACTCAGATCCTCTCAAGCTGCTGTGCATCATGAGTCCAGGGGCAGTCACAGAGAACTCTGGCCAGGGAATTCTAACTGGATTCTTGAGGCCTTCAGAATGGAGGGGGATGGAGAGTGGGCTTGGAAGATTCTCCTGGCTACAAAGTGCCAACATTGCCAGCAAATCCTTTCAGGAATGGGGTAGGCAGTTTCCACTTGTATTTATTcgtgcagcttctcctttgtccccTGTCCACTCTCTAACACCCAAGCCCCACGCTTTTCCAGTGAGATATATGTAAGTAATTGCAGTATAGATAACAATTCACATTTCTCGTAGACTACCCAGAAACTTTTTAATACCTGTGCCGTTCTCAATAAGAACTTATGAGATGCCAACGGCACGGCCCCTCGCACTCTCTGTCTCAtgtctcttcctctctcattagccccttttaatttgttttccttttgactCTTGTTCCCGTTGGGAGCAGGAACGGCAGTAATAAAAGTCTGCACTTTGGTGGTTCCTTTTCCTCAGAGGAAGCCCGAGTGCTCACTTAAACACTACCCCCTCAGACTCCCTGTGTGAGGCCTGCAGAGGCCCTGTATGCacaaatggggaaactaaggcacagagaggctctcctctcctctccccctatgtcccctcaaaaaagaaaaaaaaaagaaaaaaaaggataaccAGTACTTCCATTAGGCCTCGGCTGAGTGAGGAGGGAAAGCCCCGCACTGCTGCCCTCCTGGGGGACCCACTCCAAGGCCTTGGCCCACCGCGGGCTTGGTAACCACACCGGGGGCTTCCTCCAGGCCCCGCTCTTCCAGCACTTCCACCGGCAGAGTCCCAGAGCCGCTTCACCCTGGGGGTGGGCTGTGGCCCCCAGTCAGCTCTACTCAGGACCTGCTCTATTTCAGGGAAGAAGATTTATGTATTATATGTGGCTATATTTCCTAGAGCACCTGTGTTTTTCTAAGCCAGGGTCCTGTCTGGATGACTTCCGGGGAGGGGGGGAGTGTAAAGCAGAACTTTTAATCTATTTGAAGGCGATTAAACTGTGTCTAATGCAAGCTGcctgcctcctccttcccccttccatTTCAAGAACCACCATGGGGgtgtggatatctttggggggtggggtgggggtgggggttgaagGGGGTGCTTGTTACTACACATACTTCCATTTTCCAGGGGGCCCTTGGGTTGGAGAGGTAGCTCCCAAACTCTCCATTGACCTATACTACATTCTGGGTTGAAGTTTACCGTATTCTTGACTATGAAAAGAGGCCTTTCAAGGCCATGAACAGTGTTAGAAAGATTGGGAGGGTCAGGGGTTATATTAAATTAAGAGAACAAGTTCTTTAATAGGATATTGTTTTTATGCAGATGGATGCTGTTAATTGCAGATGAGTCTTGGTTATTAAAGCAGGCTCCTCAGGGCCTCCCCTTGGAAATATTTTGTTAGTGATCTTTTACAAGTGatggtatatatttctttttaaatggtcTGTAATCAAGATCCCTTACCAGTTCTTGTCTCGCTCTTCCCAGTTAATCagaagtaatgaaaaaaaaaaaaaagaagtaatgaaATTCGGCCGCTCCTAGCTTTTTCTCTATGTCTTCCTATTTTCTTGTAGCAGGATTTGAGTTTAGCAATccttagagagacagagagacagactggGACTCTGACTGACTCAGATTCCGGTCCTATCTGCCTctactttctcattctttttctggcTCTCTCAGTTTTGTCCTTGTAGTTAGATTTTAGTTAGTTCAAAATAAGGCCAAGCCTGGAGAGTTGGGAAGATACTAGGTTTTTCCAGTTAACCTGCCACTCAGATGAACCCATTTTTAGTCAGTTCTCAACCCATCCTGTCTTagcccatctcctctctcctccctcaacTTACCTCAGCCACTCTTCTGTTGACCCTTGTGTGAGTTAGAGAagctttctttttctgaggtcaaGGGTCAGAATGGAAACCCCTTATCATTAGTgtgaaatgatctttttttttaaaagcttctgctTTTCCCTACTCCCTACCCTTGTTCTTTTCCTATATAAATCTTCTGCATTGAAGACCTTGGCCTGAAGATCTGTCCCGTTCATACCATGCACCGGCTGGGACTGTTCCTAGTCTGAGTTCTGATCAGAGGGGAGATTGAAGAATTGGTCCCTCCCAGGGGAATAGGCTTTAAATTGTTTGCTCTTTTCAATGGCTGACATTCTTTccacctctccccttcctccccattcCTTAAGTTTCCTATGCACCCCACTTCCCCAGACCAGGGTGGTTGGCACGGATCCAAAACCTCTGGGGGTTGGTGGAATTTGGCTCTTTgaggcctcttttttttctttcatgtcccTTTGGCCCTGGGGCCCTGCTTGCCACAGTGGAGAACACCATCTCCCCCTTTGCTTTTTTCACCAGTGGCGGCAGTGGGTTCTAATTCTATAGCAGCTAAACTCCATtcttcctgccctgcccttcctgcGTTTACCCTTAAGGCCCCTTTTCCTACTGACCAAATCTCTTTACCTTGTTGGGGGAAAAagaagtattttgtttttaaatctattttctaaCTTAAATGCAATTTAATATGTAAATCTCTGCACTTTTGTGTGAGCCTAcaaatgtgtatgtgtgctggGTTTTTCACTCTGGTGTTTCGTAATAAAGAAATCCTTCTTTTCGGGGGGAAGCCAATTAATGAAGGAGATTTGAATGGTTTTAGAAATACAGGGATGTCTGTTTCTTTGTGCTTCTGCCTCATTTCTTTACTTGTGCCTAGCGTGCGTGAtcagacccctcccccaccttttgacccccttcttTTGAGAGGGCCTTCAGCCTagtggggcagagagagggaccTGAACTGTGTGTCTGGTGCCCCTCTGAGACCACTTGGATTGGCTCAAGTGGTAACCTAGCAACCtagccctcctccctctccccatagCCTAGGCCCGTTAGTCCTTTTCTTCTAGCTCAGTTCATTTTGTACCCCTTTAGGCTTGGGGCCAGGCTAGGGAAAATCACCAAGGGAtcacagtaaatttttttttaatgataatttgCTCTTGTGCCTTGGTGATACTAAAGAAGACCAGTACTTCCAATAATTCAAAGAGCATTTGTGTCAGTTTTGAGAATACATTCTAGGAATTGCTTGCTGTTCTTGAGCAGGGCGTTTTAGAAACTGTATCAAAGGCTAGAACTGCAAATATCGTTAGTTTTAAAGGATGCAAGCCCAACTCACAAAAAAGGGAGTCATTGTGGATTTCATGTTTTGGATAAATATGAAAGGGGAATGGGAACtaacatatttttatagttttaatatcATACACTGAATTTCCAGTAATGCAACAATTGTGTAAATTGAGTGAAGATGgtactttattttacagaagttTACCAAGAGTTGTGATCTTTGAAAATCATGTCGCCAGTAGCAATGCCATTCATGGATTTTTAAGTTGCCAATACTTAGTCTTCCTCTGTAGCAGCTGCATTCGCAGTGAATCTACATATATAAGTGGAAGCATCTGACTGTTAATCTTTTAGTGTAGTCTTGTGCAGGCATTTGTGTACTGAAATATCTATTATCTGATTATAAAtgactttccttttatttctcctttatactATAGTTAGTGTATTATATTGCTATTCTGGAAATTACGTGTATAAGCAGTTTATATTAACTATGAGATTCATTTCAGGGTGGCGAAGGGTACGCTGCAAAATATTGTATATACCAACGGAGGGCTGGGGCTGATAGGGTTGAGAACTGTTGGACTAGATTATCTCAAAGGTCCCTTTCTACctctaaatatttggaaaatttagaaaatcaacaaaCACCGCCCCATCCCCTTATACCTTTAacgtgctttttaaattttaaaagtaacacaTGTTCATCAAATTTAAAAGTAGCACATGTTGAAAATTTTGAAAGTACAGGAAAGTAAGAAGATTGAAAAATCACTCATAAACACATCACCAAATATAATAATCACTGTTTATGTTTTGGTGTATTTCTTTGTGGTCTTTtttctgtacatatatatttttgaacatAACTGGAATTCAACTATAAATATAGTTTTGTAATCTTGCTTTTTTTACTTAGCGTTTTCCATATCAttagaaattatttgaaaatacttcTTAATGACTCCATAATACGTGCATAACCTTTTCCCTATTGTCAGACATTTAGGTGTCtccaatttttcattattatgaatATTGCTGTGATGAACTTCCTGATATATGGGCATatcttatttccttaggatagattcctagaggtggaattactgagtcaaagggagcgcTCTTTTAAAGGCTCTTGATAAATATGGCCAAATTGCTTTACAGAAAGGCTGTTCCAGTTTGTCCTACCAGCTTTGTATCAGGGAGCCTCCTTCAACACACCTCAGTTAAACATTTGGTAATTTAGTAGCTAGCTGTAAACTGGTATCTTGACGCcttcatttcttaatttctatttcttctgttaATAATGAGGTTAAACATTTTCCACACCTCCCCCTGCTttatgtttcttgctttttgtatTCTGCGAATTGGCCTTCCAAGTCCTTTATCTTTCTTCTGGTATTAGGGGGTTTTCTACTCAATTAATAATGAAAGCTTGGAGCTCACCCTCCACCATGGGCCAGGAAGTGAAGGGGCCTTGATTTAGAAGTTGTTTTACAACTCTGGAGCATGGCATAGAATTACCTCCCTAAAGTTCCATGTCCCTTCGCTCTCTTCAAGCTCCCCTCCCACTGCCTTTTCTGCCAGCCACTGCCCATCTTCAGCTTCTGACTGTTCCAACTTGGCCAAGTGGGTGATAGTTTTGTGCCCCAAATTAGAGACATGATTGTCATAAAACCTGGCCTCTGTCCATGACACCCCTGAAAGGAAAACACTGATCATGTAGAGTCCACGTTGCTTGTGCTCACTCTTgctgcctctctctctcatcagAAAATTAAGTACTGTGACTTATCTAAGGTCACATGGACAGTTACTGGTAAAGCAGAGACCAGAATCCAGATGTCCTCACTCCCAGTCCAGAGAGTTTTCTGGCATAACCCCCTGCCCCTCAGTCGAGCAGGTGTAGACAGAGAAAGGAGTTTGAATAATTCCAAGTGTCACTTGAATGAAATGAGCCTTTCCTTCATttaacattcaataaatacttgttgaaaacTGACCATGTGCTAGGGTTAACTTTAGGAGAAATGGCATTGCTGACCCCATTCTCTTGTGAGTTGAGAAACAGCaataattttaggatttttttgccattttggATGAATTTTACCAATGATCTCTCCCTTTTGGGCATGCAGAGGGCTGACTATATATAGTCAGACTGATATGGGGGTagttgttgggtttttgttttggaCTTAAATCTCTTAAATCTCTCTGCAGACCCCTGCACTTAGATTGAACTGGTGGTGGGGTTTCTTTAGCACAGAAAGTCAGGAAGTTGCCTTGCCGAGTTCCCACAGTCAAATCGCCTGTCCCTTTGTGAGGGCCATTGCCCTGGGCTCTCTCTGACGCTATCCCTGGCAGGTCCCAGAGGCAATGGTATACAAATGCTGTATTGGTAACTGTGAAGTTCTAGGAAAAGGTGAAGCCTACATATCAAGTGCTATAGAATTCCGTTTATTTAGgaccttcctggaggaggaatgTTGGCTGGGTCTAGAGGAGAGGCAGTTCCTTCCCACTTGATTGTGTTGTTGGCTGAATAATATAGAATGTGGCCCACGTTGTATGAGAAGCCAAGGTAGCCTCTATTGTGAaggagaggtgggagagccacTTCTTTTCCCCAGCTGGGAAACCTCATACCTCATCCTGAATTTCCTGACTTGGGAGGGGGGAAGGTGTTGAACCTCACTGAGACTACCGTGATCAGTGCCCATTTTCCCCTTACAAacctcttttagcttttgttttaatGCCCTTGGTCTCTAGTGGCCCCGCTGAGGCCTCCACTTCTGTGAGAAGCCTGGGCGGGGTTTCTATGAGTGAGAGGCAGACCATGCTGCCTGAGAGTCTGGGCGGGAGCAGGAGAGGGAATTTGTGGAGGCGATAGCCATttttgttggggggaggggggagctgaTCAGGACCTACCTGGGGAAATAAAGTCAAGGAGTGACAGGCAGGGGTGATGGTTTAGCTAGAATGTGCTGATACCCCCAGCTGCTTCCCCTGATGGGCTGGGGCGGTATCTCTAATCCTGAACTGGAGAGGAGCTGGCTGGACTCTATctacactttttctttttgaatctgGCCTTTATCCTCTTCTTTCTAGCAGCCCATGGATGTCCAGCGGAATTGCCTAAAATAAGTCTGATACCCAGGGCTGATCATCGTACTGTAGGCTGGGCAGAGCTAGGGCTGTCCCAGGCT
This window harbors:
- the ZDHHC9 gene encoding palmitoyltransferase ZDHHC9 isoform X1 produces the protein MSVMVVRKKVTRKWEKLPGRNTFCCDGRVMMARQKGIFYLTLFLILGTCTLFFAFECRYLAVQLSPAIPVFAAMLFLFSMATLLRTSFSDPGVIPRALPDEAAFIEMEIEATNGAVPQGQRPPPRIKNFQINNQIVKLKYCYTCKIFRPPRASHCSICDNCVERFDHHCPWVGNCVGKRNYRYFYLFILSLSLLTIYVFAFNIVYVALKSLKIGFLETLKETPGTVLEVLICFFTLWSVVGLTGFHTFLVALNQTTNEDIKGSWTGKNRVQNPYSHGNIVKNCCEVLCGPLPPSVLDRRGILPLEESGSRPPSTQEASTSLLPQSPAPTDHLSSDEMPEDTSTPEEMPPPEPPEPSQEATEAEK
- the ZDHHC9 gene encoding palmitoyltransferase ZDHHC9 isoform X2 codes for the protein MLFLFSMATLLRTSFSDPGVIPRALPDEAAFIEMEIEATNGAVPQGQRPPPRIKNFQINNQIVKLKYCYTCKIFRPPRASHCSICDNCVERFDHHCPWVGNCVGKRNYRYFYLFILSLSLLTIYVFAFNIVYVALKSLKIGFLETLKETPGTVLEVLICFFTLWSVVGLTGFHTFLVALNQTTNEDIKGSWTGKNRVQNPYSHGNIVKNCCEVLCGPLPPSVLDRRGILPLEESGSRPPSTQEASTSLLPQSPAPTDHLSSDEMPEDTSTPEEMPPPEPPEPSQEATEAEK